A single genomic interval of Mangifera indica cultivar Alphonso chromosome 5, CATAS_Mindica_2.1, whole genome shotgun sequence harbors:
- the LOC123216559 gene encoding probable UDP-3-O-acyl-N-acetylglucosamine deacetylase 1, mitochondrial isoform X1 gives MQSQLKLLRQMTVSGTFNTLKSSNLISWKSTGRLQQTIAGCIEKSGKTLHSGEVSKVKIFPGFAGEGRYFKFQSKSVPASIDFAKVSPLCTTLCKDGVRVRTVEHLLSALEAKGVDNCKIEIENQDCDSQEVEVPILDGSACAWLEAIEKVGVKEALDQHGNNGEKVAPYLNEPVHVWRNDSFIAAFPSPKVRITCGVHFPKVPTIGCQWFSSAPLDESVYATQIASSRTFCIYEEVESMRNAGLIKGGSLENALVCSISDGWLNPSLRFPDEPCRHKVLDLIGDLSLFAQNGTQGLPVAHIVAFKGGHALHIDFARHLLGTI, from the exons ATGCAAAGTCAATTGAAGTTGCTTCGTCAAATGACTGTGTCTGGCACCTTCAACACCCTCAAATCCTCCAATCTCATCTCCTGGAAATCT ACAGGTAGGCTTCAACAAACCATAGCTGGATGCATAGAGAAGAGTGGCAAGACTTTGCACTCGGGTGAGGTTTCAAAGGTGAAAATATTTCCGGGGTTTGCTGGTGAAGGTAGGtacttcaaatttcaatcaaaatcgGTGCCTGCATCCATTGATTTCGCCAAAGTATCACCCTTGTGTACCACACTTTGTAAGGACGGAGTTAGAGTTCGGACTGTTGAGCATCTGCTGTCTGCTTTGGAGGCTAAGGGTGTTGATAATTGCAAGATTGAGATCGAAAATCAGGATTGTGACAGTCAAGAGGTTGAG GTACCTATTCTTGATGGGTCAGCATGTGCATGGTTGGAGGCAATAGAAAAAGTTGGGGTAAAGGAGGCCTTGGATCAGCATGGAAACAATGGCGAAAAAGTTGCTCCATATTTGAATGAACCAGTGCATGTATGGAGGAATGATTCTTTTATAGCCGCTTTCCCTTCCCCAAAGGTTCGCATCACTTGTGGAGTCCACTTTCCCAAG GTGCCCACTATTGGCTGCCAATGGTTTTCTTCAGCCCCTTTGGATGAGTCTGTCTATGCAACACAGATTGCATCTTCAAGAACTTTTTGCATTTATGAGGAG GTGGAGTCTATGCGCAATGCCGGATTAATAAAAGGGGGTTCATTAGAAAATGCCCTTGTTTGCAG TATCAGTGACGGTTGGTTAAATCCGTCACTGCGATTCCCAGATGAACCTTGTCGGCATAAGGTATTAGATCTTATTGGCGACCTATCCCTGTTTGCACAGAATGGTACTCAGGGACTTCCAGTGGCTCACATAGTAGCTTTCAAG GGGGGGCATGCACTGCATATTGATTTTGCACGTCACTTACTGGGAACTATCtag
- the LOC123216558 gene encoding E3 ubiquitin protein ligase RIE1-like yields MSSSQTSAAAAAAAAEAEADGSGSHAPLLRPRESTPSPTAAAARPATLALLLGRAAGRARGPSMLVRETAARELEERRADWGYSKPVVALDMLWNTAFVVVSVVMLIITVDEKPNTPIRFWICGYALQCLVHVVLVWLEYRRRNTRRVRDDERGVGDMVDANNDSEGEEEEEDGGGSRISSRSSVTKRCESINTMVSFLWWIVGFYWVVSGGDVLLQDAPRLYWLAVVFLAFDVFFAIFCVVLACLIGIALCCCLPCIIAVLYAVAGQEGASEADLSILPKYRFQILNNDEKPSVGAGKMVPVETSSGYLANERILLPEDAECCICLCPYEDGAELHALPCNHHFHTTCIVKWLKMNATCPLCKYNILKGNEQV; encoded by the exons ATGTCTTCTTCCCAAACCTCTGCAGCGGCAGCGGCGGCGGCGGCTGAGGCGGAGGCCGACGGCTCTGGGAGCCACGCGCCTCTCCTGCGTCCACGGGAATCCACTCCTTCGCCTACTGCTGCTGCTGCCCGCCCCGCAACTCTTGCTCTCTTGCTCGGCCGCGCTGCCGGCCGCGCCCGAGGCCCTTCCATGCTTGTTCGGGAAACCGCGGCTCGTGAGCTGGAAGAGCGACGCGCGGATTGGGGCTACTCGAAGCCGGTTGTTGCGTTAGATATGTTGTGGAACACTGCGTTTGTGGTGGTTTCCGTCGTGATGTTGATAATTACAGTTGATGAAAAACCTAATACGCCGATTAGGTTTTGGATCTGCGg GTATGCCCTGCAGTGTTTGGTGCATGTGGTGTTGGTGTGGTTAGAGTACCGGAGGAGGAACACACGGAGAGTCAGGGATGATGAGAGGGGTGTTGGCGATATGGTGGATGCGAATAATGATAGTGAGGGTGAGGAGGAGGAAGAGGATGGTGGAGGATCACGGATTTCGAGTCGATCTAG TGTCACTAAACGATGTGAATCGATTAATACAATGGTGTCATTTCTCTGGTGGATAGTTGGATTTTACTGGGTGGTCTCCGGTGGAGATGTACTCCTGCAGGATGCCCCTCGTTTGTACTG GTTGGCTGTGGTTTTCCTGGCATTTGATGTGTTCTTTGCCATCTTTTGTGTTGTTTTGGCATGTTTAATCGGGATTGCTCTGTGTTGCTGCTTGCCATGCATTATTGCAGTTCTCTATGCTGTCGCAGGACAG GAAGGTGCATCAGAAGCAGATCTCAGTATCCTTCCAAAATACAGATTTCAAATATTGAACAATGATGAAAAGCCTAGTGTGGGAGCTGGGAAAATGGTTCCTGTAGAAACAAGCAGTGGATACTTGGCAAATGAACGTATACTGTTACCTGAGGATGCA GAATGCTGTATATGTCTCTGCCCTTATGAGGATGGTGCAGAGCTTCATGCCCTTCCCTGCAACCATCATTTCCATACCACATGCATTGTGAAGTGGCTTAAGATGAATGCGACATGTCCTCTGTGCAAGTACAACATTCTCAAGGGAAATGAACAGGTATAA
- the LOC123216559 gene encoding probable UDP-3-O-acyl-N-acetylglucosamine deacetylase 1, mitochondrial isoform X2 — translation MQSQLKLLRQMTVSGTFNTLKSSNLISWKSTGRLQQTIAGCIEKSGKTLHSGEVSKVKIFPGFAGEGRYFKFQSKSVPASIDFAKVSPLCTTLCKDGVRVRTVEHLLSALEAKGVDNCKIEIENQDCDSQEVEVPILDGSACAWLEAIEKVGVKEALDQHGNNGEKVAPYLNEPVHVWRNDSFIAAFPSPKVRITCGVHFPKVESMRNAGLIKGGSLENALVCSISDGWLNPSLRFPDEPCRHKVLDLIGDLSLFAQNGTQGLPVAHIVAFKGGHALHIDFARHLLGTI, via the exons ATGCAAAGTCAATTGAAGTTGCTTCGTCAAATGACTGTGTCTGGCACCTTCAACACCCTCAAATCCTCCAATCTCATCTCCTGGAAATCT ACAGGTAGGCTTCAACAAACCATAGCTGGATGCATAGAGAAGAGTGGCAAGACTTTGCACTCGGGTGAGGTTTCAAAGGTGAAAATATTTCCGGGGTTTGCTGGTGAAGGTAGGtacttcaaatttcaatcaaaatcgGTGCCTGCATCCATTGATTTCGCCAAAGTATCACCCTTGTGTACCACACTTTGTAAGGACGGAGTTAGAGTTCGGACTGTTGAGCATCTGCTGTCTGCTTTGGAGGCTAAGGGTGTTGATAATTGCAAGATTGAGATCGAAAATCAGGATTGTGACAGTCAAGAGGTTGAG GTACCTATTCTTGATGGGTCAGCATGTGCATGGTTGGAGGCAATAGAAAAAGTTGGGGTAAAGGAGGCCTTGGATCAGCATGGAAACAATGGCGAAAAAGTTGCTCCATATTTGAATGAACCAGTGCATGTATGGAGGAATGATTCTTTTATAGCCGCTTTCCCTTCCCCAAAGGTTCGCATCACTTGTGGAGTCCACTTTCCCAAG GTGGAGTCTATGCGCAATGCCGGATTAATAAAAGGGGGTTCATTAGAAAATGCCCTTGTTTGCAG TATCAGTGACGGTTGGTTAAATCCGTCACTGCGATTCCCAGATGAACCTTGTCGGCATAAGGTATTAGATCTTATTGGCGACCTATCCCTGTTTGCACAGAATGGTACTCAGGGACTTCCAGTGGCTCACATAGTAGCTTTCAAG GGGGGGCATGCACTGCATATTGATTTTGCACGTCACTTACTGGGAACTATCtag
- the LOC123215819 gene encoding nuclear pore complex protein NUP155-like — MSWEDEVVMRDVANAGLVVSDRIGGEAATQLDVEDALEASRYASHPYSTHPREWLPLVEVVDSLDLPTVLVQRYNAAGGEGNALCGIFPEIRRAWALVDNSLFLWRFDKW, encoded by the exons ATGTCCTGGGAGGACGAAGTTGTTATGCGCGATGTCGCCAATGCGGGGCTTGTTGTCAGCGATCGCATTGGCGGTGAAGCTGCTACTCAGCTCGACGTTGAAGATGCCCTAGAAGCGTCTAGATACGCTAGCCACCCCTATTCTACTCACCCTAGAGAG TGGCTGCCTCTGGTTGAGGTGGTGGATTCATTGGACTTGCCTACAGTActtgttcaaagatataatgcagCTGGTGGAGAAGGAAATGCTTTATGTGGAATATTTCCGGAGATACGGAGAGCATGGGCATTGGTTGATAATTCCTTGTTCCTTTGGCGTTTTGACAAATGGTaa